From the Candidatus Poribacteria bacterium genome, one window contains:
- a CDS encoding sugar phosphate isomerase/epimerase, with protein MRLGVVGLCGDFRTLTSDEIEKIKALEFTGLSFHFRSAEIPTVPLDACSRCVRMLEDANFDLVQFGITYEECLFHPDAAVREAAIASVQRGMATAASLNAHHYLFRPGSLNPDGAWTSHRDNHLPESMERLIETLKPIAAHAEQHELTLVMETHAVSIMGSPEICREVVERVGSDRLRIVMDFVNHFQTLLQVYNSEERLNHIFGVMGPVAPMAHIKDISVQNGLVLHLNEEVPGEGELELGVALKRFDELYPDGYGLIEHLPAEKIPLANANVRRIATENGVRIY; from the coding sequence ATGAGACTTGGTGTTGTTGGACTCTGCGGAGACTTCCGCACACTTACATCGGATGAAATCGAAAAAATTAAGGCACTGGAATTTACCGGCTTAAGTTTCCATTTCCGCAGTGCGGAGATTCCGACTGTGCCACTAGATGCCTGCTCGCGCTGCGTGCGGATGTTAGAAGATGCGAACTTCGATCTCGTGCAATTCGGCATCACCTATGAGGAATGCCTTTTTCACCCAGATGCCGCCGTGCGCGAAGCCGCAATCGCAAGCGTCCAACGCGGTATGGCAACTGCGGCTTCTCTCAACGCGCACCACTACCTGTTTCGTCCGGGAAGCCTAAATCCTGACGGTGCTTGGACATCGCATCGAGACAATCATCTCCCAGAATCAATGGAACGCTTGATTGAAACGCTGAAACCGATCGCAGCACATGCTGAACAACACGAATTGACACTCGTAATGGAAACACATGCCGTTTCAATTATGGGTTCACCAGAAATCTGTCGAGAAGTTGTGGAACGTGTCGGCTCCGACCGACTTCGCATTGTTATGGATTTCGTCAACCATTTTCAAACGCTATTACAAGTTTATAATAGCGAAGAGAGACTCAACCATATTTTTGGCGTGATGGGTCCCGTCGCACCCATGGCACATATCAAAGACATTAGCGTACAGAACGGTCTGGTCCTTCACCTGAATGAAGAAGTGCCCGGTGAAGGCGAATTGGAACTCGGCGTGGCACTGAAGCGTTTTGATGAACTTTATCCCGATGGCTATGGACTTATAGAACACCTCCCGGCGGAGAAGATTCCGCTCGCGAACGCGAATGTCCGGCGAATCGCCACTGAAAACGGAGTACGCATCTATTAA